A single window of Bombus pascuorum chromosome 1, iyBomPasc1.1, whole genome shotgun sequence DNA harbors:
- the LOC132913925 gene encoding pleckstrin homology domain-containing family M member 2, producing MPSQEDMDLCTDKVLSKGRILQELTKAVKLVYAQSLYGTVVLDGDSWLVYWLDRALRHGLRIERHGYWGTARELSHQDTVVVIHALQSVLTSIGKGRAWLYHTLSEGSFESYLACLLRDTKILKKQYFPHALVRDADKTNQLVNLLAGLENVSFTLQLDVTYLDICNYMPQRPMSVNPSGTILSLHLRSSSVSSSLASPGDSGVAFDSDMELANETDASSYKEEDFHLEETPRYRNNRYKTMINNCREDNKNFSSSDSSEDGKTPTQSPGMVTKFQTAMMTKSDIANQNLTRKLDDNELTCSSLDTLKDYDFYSKSLDESKLDKISNKNDNGIKELNKRTTYYSDGSYSFKRNIDPRNSYVINNDTNLLELSMTISDCENIEAPYGILNTINMTDASILSSSSSEAIVQRRQRKKKRGESKKRVSFHEDILKTMKLDDDENYADFSMSFLTPNSVQKKDTQKGRYSWCAHGDSPYVQKNVNPRNAHSDYYSYSSLSSVFDSDCEKKVSSKSCEQIPCQNNCKCACGLSLSERGAPEGQEDPGKAFRPKMEIELEENEAQEAYIVEKEYGNIVEDPPAKVQMPCPTNSKQYTTSSDWSDIDSTTTSDVEERRNSRHLASPSKKRNMTSILTGENSNKLLAPPPIRQAPSKTSLLSRFLKSITERKFEVKRNKKSQKTNPLYIKGVKTSYDSFKEFNDNLDREIQENVAAEKREFSGEKISLKLRELFKKHIYRDKTEELYKVYKVRSSYMTNGESKPMIALLTDKTLYLTGSKPDHIYSNQFVIPYNELDVIMVGPNAQTILLSNADYEMQYLFSTGSSQTTSELIAHLEMAIRRSPMKPRLPAVKVLTYEDMHILRHSVLCDTAVHPDEKIEHYNLIYMEDEHMSPPSTPCGPTKEGDLMYRPHTYQQVHPNAPTNPWEAGYFVLKGGVVYMFTDANQRLPKRAIPLKGGLCQGCRRIPNSHRPHTFEILLKPNKAFQFAAPDEYVASEWLQSFVQSASGLFDITEKREPLPCSLITTTKHLVAMKEVFPGKQRGETLSCASVEDLTAFRVPLTQQSWCILEFACREVHESSGDWVIYFTNYTELSTFKEILETLWADASLGEFPMVTLPPEDKLHRRCSDASKELEFAWRYLLPSVID from the exons ATGCCGAGTCAAGAAGATATGGATCTTTGTACCGATAAGGTACTGTCCAAGGGAAGAATTCTTCAAGAATTAACCAAAGCTGTCAAATTG GTTTACGCTCAAAGTTTATATGGTACAGTAGTCTTAGATGGTGACTCTTGGTTGGTCTACTGGTTAGACCGAGCTTTACGCCATGGATTGCGTATAGAGAGACATGGATATTGGGGCACTGCTCGTGAACTTAGTCATCAAGATACTGTTGTTGTAATTCATGCTCTTCAAAGTGTATTAACTTCCATTGGTAAAG GCAGGGCATGGCTTTACCATACACTTAGCGAAGGCAGTTTTGAAAGTTATTTAGCTTGCTTATTACGAGAtacaaagatattaaaaaaacaatattttccaCATGCACTTGTTCGGGATGCAGATAAAACTAATCAATTAGTTAATCTACTTGCTGGTTTAGAAAATGTGTCTTTCACATTGCAACTG GATGTCACATACCTGGATATTTGCAATTACATGCCTCAAAGGCCTATGAGCGTAAATCCTTCTGGAACTATATTATCATTACATCTTAGATCATCCAGTGTTTCTTCGAGTTTAGCTTCTCCTGGTGACAGTGGAGTTGCTTTTGATAGTGACATGGAGCTTGCTAATGAAACAGATGCTAGTAGTTACAAGGAG GAAGATTTTCATCTAGAAGAAACTCCAAGGTATCGGAATAATAGGTATAAAACGATGATAAACAATTGTAGAGAagacaataaaaattttagctCCAGTGATTCTAGCGAAGATGGAAAAACACCTACACAATCACCAGGAATGGTTACCAAATTTCAAACCGCAATGATGACGAAAAGTGATATAGCGAATCAAAACTTAACGAGAAAACTCGATGATAATGAGCTTACCTGTTCCAGTTTGGATACTTTAAAAGATTACGATTTCTACAGTAAGAGTTTAGATGAGtcaaaattagataaaataagtaataaaaatgataatggaattaaagaattgAATAAAAGAACCACGTATTACAGCGACGGTAGTTACAGTTTTAAAAGGAATATTGATCCTCGAAATTCATATGTGATCAACAATGATACAAATCTTCTAGAACTTAGTATGACTATTTCAGATTGTGAAAACATAGAAGCACCATATGGTATCTTGAATACTATTAACATGACTGATGCTAGTATTTTATCGTCCTCTAGCTCAGAAGCTATAGTACAACGTAGACAACGTAAAAAGAAGCGTGGGGAAAGTAAAAAACGCGTCAGTTTTCacgaagatattttaaaaactatgAAATTGGATGATGATGAAAATTACGCAGATTTTTCTATGAGCTTTTTAACGCCTAATTCAGTTCAGAAGAAAGATACACAAAAAGGAAGATATAGCTGGTGCGCTCATGGGGATTCTCCGTATGTTCAAAAGAACGTTAATCCCAGAAATGCACATTCGGATTACTATTCTTACTCTTCATTATCGAGCGTATTTGATAGCGATTGTGAAAAGAAAGTATCGTCAAAGAGTTGTGAACAAATACCATGTCAAAACAATTGCAAGTGTGCTTGTGGATTATCGCTTTCCGAGCGAGGTGCGCCAGAGGGCCAAGAAGATCCCGGTAAAGCATTCAGACCGAAGATGGAGATTgaattagaagaaaatgaagcGCAAGAAGCGTACATCGTTGAAAAAGAATATGGAAATATCGTAGAAGATCCTCCAGCAAAAGTTCAAATGCCTTGTCCAACTAATTCGAAACAATATACTACTTCTAGCGATTGGTCGGATATAGATAGTACTACTACATCGGATGTAGAGGAACGTAGAAATAGCAGACATTTAGCTTCACCTTCAAAAAAACGTAACATGACATCAATACTAACAGGAGAAAATAGCAACAAATTATTAGCGCCGCCACCTATAAGGCAAGCTCCATCTAAAACATCATTATTGAGTAGATTTCTAAAGTCTATTACAGAGAGGAAATTTGaagttaaaagaaataagaagtCACAAAAAACGAATCCTTTATATATCAAAGGTGTTAAAACGAGTTATGattcttttaaagaatttaatgatAACCTTGATCGAGAGATACAAGAAAATGTGGCAGCAGAAAAACGAGAATTTAGTGGGGAAAAGATTAGCTTGAAATTACGAGAACTTTTTAAGAAACATATTTATAGAGATAAAACAGaagaattatataaagtatataaagttagGAGTTCGTACATGACAAATGGAGAAAGTAAACCGATGATTGCTTTATTAACagataaaacattatatttaacaGGTTCGAAACCGGACCATATTTATAGTAATCAGTTCGTTATTCCTTATAACGAATTAGATGTTATAATG gTTGGACCAAATGCACAAACAATACTATTATCAAATGCAGATTACGAGATGcagtatttattttctacggGAAGTTCCCAAACTACTTCAGAGTTAATTGCGCACTTGGAGATGGCTATACGGAGATCTCCAATGAAACCAAGACTTCCAGCAGTTAAAGTATTGACCTACGAAGATATGCATATTTTAAGGCACTCTGTCCTGTGTGATACTGCTGTCCATCCT GATGAAAAGATCGAACATTATAATCTTATTTATATGGAAGATGAACATATGTCACCTCCTAGCACACCATGTGGTCCAACAAAAGAAGGTGATCTTATGTACAGACCACACACGTATCAACAAGTTCATCCTAATGCTCCAACTAATCCATGGGAAGCTGGATACTTTGTTCTCAAAGGTGGAGTTGTTTATATGTTTACGGATGCGAATCAACGATTACCGAAACGAGCTATTCCATTGAAAGGTGGTCTTTGTCAAGGATGTCGAAGAATTCCAAATTCTCATCGCCCTCATACATTCGAGATACTTCTAAAACCGAATAAAGCATTTCAGTTTGCTGCTCCAGACGAATACGTCGCATCCGAATGGTTACAAAGCTTTGTTCAAAGTGCTTCTGGGTTATTCGATATTACAGAAAAAAGAGAGCCTTTGCCATGTAGCCTTATTACAACTACTAAGCATTTAGTAGCTATGAAAGAAGTGTTTCCTGGTAAACAACGTGGGGAAACACTTTCTTGTGCTTCTGTAGAAGATCTCACAGCCTTCAGAGTACCTTTAACTCAACAATCTTGGTGTATACTG gaGTTCGCATGTCGAGAAGTACATGAAAGTAGTGGTGACTgggttatatattttacaaattacactGAACTATCtacttttaaagaaattttagaaacattGTGGGCTGATGCAAGTTTG GGTGAATTTCCTATGGTAACGCTTCCGCCAGAAGATAAACTTCATCGACGTTGCTCAGATGCCAGTAAAGAATTAGAGTTTGCATGGCGATATTTATTACCTTCAGTAATCGATTAA